Proteins encoded by one window of Salvia splendens isolate huo1 chromosome 7, SspV2, whole genome shotgun sequence:
- the LOC121742022 gene encoding uncharacterized protein LOC121742022: MSNASIPIEDAAAKAVFKRYEGLAAVRTKAVKGKGAWYWAHLEPILIRESEMKPPKAVKLKCTLCDAAFSASNPSRTATEHLKKGTCPNFNSMLQLPPLASPTPRKNNNRKRCLQSQESVDASLDVCPLSMVDPSRFLTNEVSFLPAPPLYLKPLQLSGGKEDYGPLARLESSVKKLKSPGGSSPSPALSKNQVKRAFDALGDWFYDSCGVVSFSSLEHPKFRAFLNQVGFTATLNMDFLSSRLESKFDQARMESEARISDAAFFQVACDGWKAGVGSQRLVKFTVNLPNRTAIFRKAMSVDGAAVPSQYAEEVLWETIQGICGGNVQRCVGIVSDKYKAKALRNLELQNHWMINLSCQVQGFFSLIKDLYRELPLFKTVSDNCTKIASLINSTPQIRNSFHRFRLQGYDIAGFIRVPHPKCEISKIWSPFIAMLDDLLSCSRILNLIVSDDSCKVGLLDVCGGEVAAVIQDVGFWRHVEAAHSLVKMIMAMAQEIEAERPSVGQCLPLWEELRAKIKEWCTKNDIAEGPVEKILERRFRKVYHPAWSAAFILDPLYLVRDASGMYLPPFKCLTHEQEKDVDKLVSRLVSREEAHIALMELMKWRSDGLDPLYAQAVQVRRHDAVTGKLKVANPQGSRLVWETYLKDFKILSKVAVRLLFLQATSCGIKHDSSFTRWFCRQGNSRSGSDRAQKLIFVAAHAKLERQDYSSPEEKDAELFGSIYGDEDMLNEVLADTPST; the protein is encoded by the coding sequence ATGTCTAATGCTTCAATCCCAATCGAAGACGCGGCGGCGAAGGCGGTTTTCAAGCGCTATGAAGGTCTTGCGGCCGTCCGTACAAAGGCGGTGAAGGGCAAAGGAGCTTGGTACTGGGCCCATCTCGAGCCAATTCTGATACGGGAGAGCGAAATGAAGCCGCCCAAAGCCGTGAAGCTGAAATGCACTCTCTGCGACGCCGCCTTCTCTGCATCAAACCCGTCAAGAACTGCCACTGAGCATCTCAAGAAGGGGACTTGTCCCAATTTCAACTCAATGCTGCAGCTGCCCCCTCTGGCCTCGCCTACCCCTCGAAAGAATAACAATCGCAAGCGATGCTTGCAGTCTCAAGAATCGGTTGATGCTTCCCTAGATGTATGCCCGCTTAGCATGGTTGATCCCTCGCGTTTCTTAACCAATGAGGTTAGCTTTCTCCCTGCTCCGCCTCTGTATCTGAAGCCGCTCCAGTTGTCCGGCGGGAAGGAGGATTACGGGCCGTTGGCGCGGCTGGAGAGCAGTGTGAAGAAGCTCAAGAGCCCCGGCGGCTCCTCGCCTAGTCCGGCCTTGAGCAAGAATCAAGTGAAGAGAGCGTTTGATGCTTTGGGAGACTGGTTTTATGACTCATGTGGGGTGGTGTCCTTTTCAAGCCTTGAACATCCCAAGTTCAGGGCTTTCCTTAACCAGGTGGGGTTTACTGCGACCTTGAACATGGATTTCTTGAGCTCGAGGCTCGAATCCAAGTTTGACCAAGCTAGGATGGAGTCAGAAGCTAGGATTTCAGATGCAGCATTCTTTCAGGTTGCTTGTGATGGGTGGAAGGCCGGTGTTGGGAGCCAGCGTTTGGTTAAGTTCACGGTGAACCTTCCCAATAGGACAGCCATTTTCCGAAAGGCGATGAGCGTTGATGGTGCTGCCGTGCCATCACAGTATGCGGAGGAGGTTCTGTGGGAGACTATCCAAGGGATATGTGGTGGCAATGTGCAGAGATGTGTTGGGATCGTTTCAGATAAGTATAAAGCTAAAGCATTAAGGAATTTAGAACTCCAGAATCATTGGATGATCAATCTATCTTGTCAGGTTCAAGGATTCTTTAGTTTGATAAAGGACTTGTATAGAGAGCTTCCATTGTTTAAGACTGTAAGTGATAATTGTACAAAAATTGCTAGCCTCATCAATTCCACTCCGCAGATTAGGAATAGTTTCCACAGGTTTAGGCTGCAAGGGTATGACATTGCTGGATTTATTAGAGTGCCTCATCCTAAATGTGAAATCTCAAAGATTTGGTCTCCTTTCATTGCAATGCTGGATGATTTATTGAGCTGCTCTAGAATTCTAAACCTAATTGTATCGGATGATTCGTGTAAAGTTGGCTTATTGGATGTTTGTGGTGGGGAGGTTGCAGCTGTGATTCAGGATGTTGGATTCTGGAGACACGTTGAGGCTGCTCATTCCCTAGTGAAAATGATCATGGCGATGGCTCAAGAAATTGAGGCTGAGAGGCCGTCAGTTGGGCAGTGTCTCCCTCTTTGGGAGGAACTGAGGGCTAAAATAAAGGAGTGGTGCACAAAAAATGACATTGCTGAAGGACCTGTGGAGAAGATTCTCGAAAGGCGATTCAGAAAGGTGTATCATCCAGCATGGTCTGCTGCATTTATTCTTGATCCTTTGTATTTGGTCAGAGATGCTAGTGGGATGTATCTTCCGCCTTTTAAGTGCTTGACACACGAGCAAGAGAAGGACGTTGACAAGCTTGTGTCGCGGCTGGTTTCAAGGGAGGAAGCTCATATTGCTTTAATGGAACTAATGAAGTGGAGATCGGATGGTTTGGACCCACTATATGCTCAGGCAGTTCAGGTAAGACGGCATGATGCTGTGACGGGGAAACTGAAAGTTGCCAATCCCCAGGGTAGTAGGCTTGTCTGGGAAACTTACCTCAAAGATTTCAAGATATTGAGTAAAGTTGCAGTCAGGCTTCTTTTCCTTCAAGCAACCTCGTGTGGAATCAAACATGATTCGTCGTTCACAAGGTGGTTTTGTAGACAAGGAAATTCAAGATCGGGTTCGGATAGGGCTCAGAAGCTTATATTTGTCGCAGCTCATGCAAAGCTCGAGAGACAGGACTACTCCAGTCCTGAAGAAAAGGATGCAGAGCTTTTTGGGTCCATATATGGCGATGAAGACATGCTGAATGAGGTTCTAGCAGATACACCATCTACCTAG